In Halostagnicola kamekurae, the following are encoded in one genomic region:
- a CDS encoding VirB4 family type IV secretion system protein: MSSNTADSEYNARKIHQSLGGTTAFFQGYTIGELMLFLTVAFVTVIAATFVPSALTIPILGFGCMLTILLFLLHKVKPDYLWLTEWLVARFGWALKNKEYTHGGEDNSEVRYLTRLNRVYPHAIERTDGALVGAMKVEPANMALEDDDAWAKAVQSLSEFVNSTVDFPVKVYITSREVDQDDVVREHQNRLGDADVRSRPVLKRLLEEYVASNTNENGDVDSETTTVREYYLITAVTDSDIEQFDETGDSVLAYLADVPIVGRLFGRFQSDGLSESRRDQLKEEKLESRLSQLRRGGSSLYRCSISPVDAYDLARITKEYWTCQPEEYDDISSALGTFPVVSHGISDGVPATPDPADVIGAMDNSSATQRKADTSSEKAEDWEYSLEDLDSDETEEGDNTSSVSEEDRLPDTSTMHQSVIAPSTIDWETTYAVINDETFVRTFWIEQFPQEPSDGLLERLLLETELKTDISIHLDPFDSQSAQDMMADWISDLKINQHDSNSLRAEDLQEDIDQAKYMRSLVRANKASFYRGGVFIRLAAESQQKLENQTTRLRSIIKDAPANCTLKVASRWQERGLATVSPLGRNELGRDRMSTLTNQAIGAMFPFSSNYQMMDDGIEYGYHGHNGSPIRINPWELETGHSELVVGMPGAGKTFGGILRHLRMMKRRNDTMLVLIDPVGGFRGIADALNAKTITVGGDTKLNPLEIRETPQHVLNSSDGVSPLSAKKDEVSAVLENFLEARDIELGTETGVLSYVIDEAYRQAGIVEDDVSTHTSENSPTMQDVHRILCDIAENPDEHNIAESESARERAAQYADELAIAFQPFREGGSYENLSHHSEIDILEGDNKVVYIDLGQIEGSASGIDRQTFLMQLLLSTIYQQAKNTQRNVELAIDEAHYLFDDQANLDFLETAFRHQRHAGLRMVLLSQTAQEFYETEQAEKIIGMCPIKVFHKLPELDDSTADKIGLTREQRQYVRGADAGKEDLGYSQALVRVEEHGTYPLHVVADDFEKRVIDYEPEDQAFLEQAISDEPAELLAFEEFVETEAQQNALATRLDISAETASQLLDEDLTKAEVLDVVVEQALESDADTEEAPIQTDGGIEQRTIEPEYDS; encoded by the coding sequence ATGAGCTCGAATACAGCGGACAGCGAGTACAACGCGCGAAAAATCCACCAGTCGCTGGGTGGAACCACGGCGTTCTTCCAGGGCTACACGATTGGCGAACTCATGCTGTTTCTCACAGTTGCGTTCGTCACCGTCATCGCAGCGACGTTCGTTCCCTCCGCACTCACGATCCCGATCCTCGGATTCGGGTGTATGCTTACGATTCTCCTCTTCCTGCTCCACAAAGTGAAGCCCGATTATCTCTGGCTCACTGAGTGGCTCGTCGCCCGATTTGGTTGGGCGCTCAAAAACAAGGAGTACACGCACGGTGGGGAGGATAACAGCGAAGTCCGGTATCTAACCCGTCTCAACCGTGTCTATCCACACGCCATCGAACGAACCGACGGCGCACTCGTTGGGGCGATGAAAGTCGAGCCGGCGAACATGGCTCTCGAGGATGACGACGCCTGGGCAAAAGCCGTCCAGTCGCTTTCGGAGTTCGTGAATTCGACCGTCGACTTCCCCGTGAAGGTCTATATCACTAGCCGCGAGGTGGATCAAGACGACGTCGTTCGCGAACACCAGAATCGGCTTGGCGATGCTGATGTTCGCTCACGCCCAGTCCTCAAACGCCTTCTCGAGGAGTACGTCGCTTCCAACACGAACGAAAACGGGGATGTGGACTCTGAAACGACCACCGTTCGAGAGTATTATCTCATCACTGCGGTGACCGACAGCGACATCGAACAATTCGATGAAACTGGTGACAGTGTTCTAGCGTACCTCGCTGATGTGCCTATTGTCGGGCGATTGTTTGGTCGATTCCAATCTGATGGACTGAGCGAATCAAGGCGTGATCAACTCAAAGAAGAGAAGCTCGAGTCGCGACTCTCCCAGCTCCGGCGTGGCGGCTCGTCGCTCTATCGGTGTTCGATCAGCCCCGTCGACGCATACGACCTTGCACGGATCACGAAGGAGTACTGGACGTGCCAGCCAGAGGAGTACGACGATATCTCGAGCGCGCTCGGGACGTTCCCGGTCGTCTCTCACGGGATCAGCGACGGTGTTCCAGCCACGCCAGACCCAGCAGATGTCATCGGCGCGATGGACAACTCGAGTGCGACCCAACGGAAGGCGGACACCAGCAGTGAGAAAGCTGAGGACTGGGAGTACTCCCTTGAGGATCTCGACTCGGACGAAACTGAGGAGGGAGATAATACCTCATCAGTGTCCGAAGAAGACCGTCTTCCGGACACGTCGACGATGCACCAGTCGGTTATCGCGCCGTCGACGATCGACTGGGAGACGACTTATGCCGTGATCAACGACGAGACGTTCGTCCGCACCTTCTGGATCGAACAGTTCCCCCAAGAGCCATCGGATGGACTCCTCGAGCGATTACTCCTCGAGACAGAGCTCAAGACGGATATCAGTATCCACCTGGATCCGTTCGATAGCCAGTCGGCGCAGGACATGATGGCTGACTGGATTTCGGATCTGAAGATCAACCAGCACGATTCGAACAGTCTCAGAGCCGAAGATCTCCAAGAGGACATCGATCAGGCGAAGTACATGCGCTCACTCGTTCGGGCGAACAAAGCCTCGTTCTATCGCGGCGGCGTATTCATTCGTCTCGCTGCCGAGAGCCAGCAAAAACTCGAGAATCAAACAACTCGGCTACGGTCAATCATCAAGGATGCGCCGGCGAACTGTACGCTGAAAGTCGCGAGTCGATGGCAGGAGCGAGGACTCGCGACAGTCTCACCGCTCGGACGGAACGAACTCGGTCGCGATCGAATGTCGACGCTGACCAACCAGGCCATCGGGGCCATGTTCCCCTTCTCATCGAACTACCAGATGATGGACGACGGGATCGAATACGGCTATCACGGCCACAACGGCTCGCCGATTCGAATCAACCCGTGGGAACTCGAGACCGGCCACAGCGAACTCGTCGTCGGAATGCCCGGGGCCGGAAAGACGTTCGGCGGGATCCTGCGCCATCTGCGGATGATGAAACGGCGTAACGATACGATGCTCGTACTCATCGACCCCGTTGGGGGTTTTCGCGGGATCGCCGACGCGCTGAATGCGAAGACGATCACCGTGGGTGGCGACACGAAACTGAATCCACTCGAGATCCGCGAGACACCACAGCACGTTCTCAACTCGAGTGACGGCGTCTCTCCTCTCTCGGCGAAGAAAGACGAGGTCTCCGCCGTTCTCGAGAACTTCCTCGAGGCTCGCGATATCGAACTGGGGACGGAGACGGGCGTCCTCTCGTATGTGATCGACGAAGCCTATCGACAGGCTGGAATCGTCGAAGACGACGTCTCGACGCATACGTCGGAAAACTCACCGACAATGCAGGACGTCCACCGAATCCTCTGTGATATCGCTGAGAATCCGGACGAGCACAACATCGCAGAATCCGAATCCGCTCGCGAACGTGCTGCCCAGTACGCCGATGAACTCGCGATCGCCTTCCAGCCGTTCCGTGAGGGTGGCTCCTACGAAAATCTCTCTCACCACTCGGAGATCGATATCCTCGAGGGTGACAACAAGGTCGTCTACATTGATCTGGGTCAGATCGAGGGCAGTGCCTCAGGTATCGATCGCCAGACGTTCCTGATGCAACTGCTGCTATCGACGATCTACCAGCAGGCGAAGAACACCCAACGTAATGTCGAACTCGCGATCGACGAAGCCCACTATCTCTTCGACGATCAGGCCAACCTCGACTTCCTCGAGACGGCGTTCCGTCACCAGCGCCATGCTGGCCTTCGAATGGTGTTGCTCTCGCAGACCGCCCAGGAGTTCTACGAGACCGAGCAAGCCGAGAAGATCATCGGGATGTGCCCGATCAAAGTCTTCCACAAACTGCCTGAACTCGACGATTCAACAGCAGACAAAATTGGGCTCACCAGAGAACAGCGCCAGTACGTCAGAGGTGCTGACGCCGGGAAAGAAGACCTCGGCTATAGTCAGGCACTCGTTCGTGTCGAAGAACACGGAACGTATCCTCTCCATGTAGTCGCAGACGACTTCGAGAAACGCGTCATCGACTACGAACCAGAGGATCAGGCCTTCCTCGAGCAGGCGATAAGCGACGAGCCAGCGGAACTGCTCGCTTTCGAAGAGTTCGTCGAGACCGAAGCACAGCAAAACGCGCTTGCGACTCGCCTTGACATCAGCGCCGAGACGGCGAGTCAACTTCTTGATGAGGATCTCACGAAAGCGGAGGTCCTCGATGTAGTCGTCGAACAAGCTCTCGAATCGGATGCAGACACCGAGGAGGCACCAATCCAGACTGACGGTGGAATCGAACAACGAACAATCGAACCTGAATATGACAGCTAA
- a CDS encoding pilin has protein sequence MSNNSFDNSSDRPANNPEESASVLTRTRQQFVQVSPQLLSISVWLAFLLVVTGSVTAQSDVGDVYCGTGVETGITIVFGAIAGLGLPATGFYVCRAGLSYMRAGGNPEKKNNAKERLVMSGLGFGIIVLALISPELIDNIGSQMGFDFSSCVKPF, from the coding sequence ATGAGTAACAACTCTTTCGACAATTCGTCTGATCGTCCTGCTAACAACCCCGAAGAGTCAGCGTCAGTGTTGACTCGTACTCGACAGCAGTTTGTCCAGGTTTCACCACAGCTACTCTCGATCAGTGTCTGGCTGGCCTTTCTGCTGGTCGTCACTGGTTCAGTGACGGCCCAGTCAGATGTTGGTGATGTCTACTGTGGGACTGGCGTCGAAACGGGGATCACTATCGTCTTCGGTGCGATTGCTGGTCTCGGGCTCCCCGCGACAGGCTTCTACGTTTGTCGAGCAGGCCTCTCGTACATGCGTGCGGGTGGCAACCCTGAGAAGAAGAACAACGCCAAAGAGCGGCTGGTGATGTCGGGTCTCGGGTTCGGGATCATCGTTCTCGCGCTCATCTCGCCCGAACTCATCGATAACATTGGCAGTCAGATGGGATTCGACTTCTCCAGTTGTGTCAAGCCATTCTAG